The proteins below are encoded in one region of Scylla paramamosain isolate STU-SP2022 chromosome 8, ASM3559412v1, whole genome shotgun sequence:
- the LOC135103127 gene encoding uncharacterized protein LOC135103127 codes for MAAVTFTTALVLLSVLISMASPPVLARTLEEDESFEETISASLSLSPQTTCCTRDQKMKTIGISDTTGEQIEVDVGRCRRRCGGKRQLKKHDVQRLMLENPDVDPRLLFLLHSSPRGEPSCPGEEVCSPSAWRVERLATMEGTVSVTVTESCNCHARPHSCRRQPRPVTLHKGTPLQTTLDLGDCQGHCPHELGCRATKSRTVAVEGPNGSECVTVVDECGCEDSCYRASLLQHVYNYTSADAPQAQVIDVGTCIGECDIVPEDQCVTRESSGGCLMSLVRRNSRCSPTGLNQVQVTQQDGTTLTLYTVTRCGCL; via the exons ATGGCCGCTGTCACATTTACCACAGCTCTGGTCCTTCTGTCAGTTCTGATTTCCATGGCGTCGCCACCTGTACTGG CCCGGACCTTAGAAGAGGACGAGTCCTTTGAAGAGACAATTTCTGCCTCCCTGAGCCTCTCTCCGCAGACGACATGCTGCACTCGAGACCAGAAGATGAAGACCATCGGTATTTCAG ATACTACGGGAGAACAGATTGAGGTTGACGTGGGCCGCTGCCGGCGACGATGCGGGGGCAAGAGGCAGCTGAAGAAACACGACGTGCAACGCCTCATGTTAGAGAATCCTGACGTGGACCCGCGTCTG CTGTTCCTGCTGCACTCCAGTCCCCGCGGGGAGCCCTCATGTCCCGGGGAGGAAGTGTGCTCACCCTCAGCCTGGCGAGTGGAGAGGCTGGCCACTATGGAGGGGACAGTAAGTGTGACGGTGACAGAGAGTTGTAACTGCCATGCCCGTCCTCATTCCTGCCGCCGCCAGCCGCGCCCTGTCACGCTCCACAAGGGCACACCTCTGCAGACCACGCTTGATCTGGGAGACTGTCAGGGACATTGTCCACACG AGCTGGGATGCAGGGCCACGAAGTCCAGGACAGTGGCAGTGGAGGGACCCAACG GGTCAGAATGTGTGACAGTGGTGGATGAGTGCGGCTGTGAGGACTCTTGCTACCGCGCCTCGCTGCTGCAGCATGTATACAACTACACCTCCGCAGACGCCCCTCAGGCTCAG gtgATTGACGTCGGCACTTGCATAGGGGAGTGTGACATCGTTCCAGAAGATCAGTGCGTGACCAG GGAGTCGAGCGGAGGCTGCCTCATGTCCCTGGTCAGGAGGAACTCCAGGTGTTCCCCGACAGGGCTCAACCAGGTGCAGGTGACCCAGCAAGACGGCACCACCCTCACTCTCTACACCGTGACTCGATGTGGGTGCCTGTAA